A window of Elusimicrobiota bacterium genomic DNA:
AGGCGAAGGCGCTGCAGCAGGGCGTCACGATCTCCAACCGCCTGACCGCGCTGCCCTCCGTCATCGGCGACGCCGACCGCGTGCGCCAGGTCCTCGTGAACCTCATCGCCAACGGGCTGAAGTTCACCGCCGCGGGCGGGCAGGTCTGGGTCTCCGGCGAGCAGTTCCGCGACGGCGGCTCGCGCTGGATCGAGGTGACGGTCGGCGACACCGGGCGCGGCATGGACGCCGCGGACCGGGACCGTTTGTTCCAGCCGTTCACGCAGGGACGGAACATCTCGGAGGGCGTGACGGGCCATAAAGGGACGGGCCTCGGCCTGTACATCGTGAAATCGATCGTCGATCAGCACGGCGGCAAGATCGAGGTGAAGTCGGCGCCGGGGCAGGGCACTCGCATCAGTTTTTCGCTGAAGGTCGCGGCGTAGCCGCGGGAGGAGCAAACATCATGGCGACATCGGTTCTGGTCATCGACGACGAGGAAGACTACCGCATCATCATCCAGGAGGTCCTGCGCGGCGGCGGGATGGACGTCCGCCTCGCCAAGGACGGCGAGGAGGGGCTGCGGCTGATCAAGGAGAAGCCCGCGGACATCGTCCTGGTGGACTGGATGATGCCGCGCATGGACGGCGAGCAGTTCTGCCGCGCGATGCGCGCCGAGCCGTCCCTCAAGGACATTCCCGTGCTCATGCTGACGGTCAAGCAGACCGCCGACGAGGAGCTCGAGGCCCTGCACTTCGGCGTGGACGACTTCGTCGTCAAGCCGTTCCGGGCGCCCGAGCTCCTGGCCCGCGTGCGCGCCGCGCTCCGGCGCACGGAGAAGAAAGCCGCGTGAGCCGCAAAGCCCTGCTCGCATGCGCCGCGGCGCTCGCCCTCCTCCTGGCGGGCGCGTGGGCCGTGCGGCCGGGGGCGCCGGTCCGCGTGGACATCCCCGGGGGCCTCGGCGCCCGGAAGACCGCGGAGCTCCTGGGGGCCAAGGGCGTCGTCCAGTCGGTGTTCGTCTTCCGCGTCATCCTCAAGGTCACGGGCTTCGACCGCCATCTGAAGCCCGGCTCGTACACCCTGCGGGAGCGGGAGTGGCCGACGGTCGTCGCGCGCAAGCTCACCCTCGGGCTCACCGACGACATGAAGATCACCATCCCCGAGGGCTTCATGGCGAGCCAGATCGCCGAGCGCCTGGAGAAGGCCGGGATCGCCGACGCCGGCGAGTTCCTGAAGGTCGTCGCCGAGCGCAAGCTCGAGGGAAAGCTCTTCCCCTCCACC
This region includes:
- a CDS encoding response regulator; the encoded protein is MATSVLVIDDEEDYRIIIQEVLRGGGMDVRLAKDGEEGLRLIKEKPADIVLVDWMMPRMDGEQFCRAMRAEPSLKDIPVLMLTVKQTADEELEALHFGVDDFVVKPFRAPELLARVRAALRRTEKKAA